A stretch of the Flavobacterium sp. 5 genome encodes the following:
- a CDS encoding competence protein CoiA family protein, whose protein sequence is MKNLYAYNEENELIHINNVEKKSAQNYFCINCESKMIARKGEIKAHHFSHKADSNCSFESYLHKLSKIQFYNEYIKCLNNNESFNIQYKTYRNCTSCKEKENLNLVCKLDDKISLLNLTKWFDKITIEKYHNGFIADILLESSKSEEKLFIEFAVSHKCEIAKIESKIRIVEISLINELDLKFISERKIPINQENIIFHNFIINQKNEDYFLPNECNKMFSFFAIYQNNKAISKELRIKEIIYNLNIHNYKHFQILKPKEIDYEYDDEIESYSGGQFIDLIIKSAFEIKDFKNCYSCRFSAENNNYFSRYEFGHTLFCKKFKAVITNSNDGHNCEKYWRIEKPNIE, encoded by the coding sequence ATGAAAAATCTTTATGCTTACAATGAAGAAAATGAATTAATTCATATTAATAACGTTGAAAAAAAATCAGCACAGAATTATTTTTGCATTAATTGTGAAAGTAAAATGATTGCAAGAAAAGGCGAAATAAAAGCTCATCATTTTTCTCATAAAGCTGATAGCAATTGTAGTTTTGAAAGCTATTTACACAAATTAAGTAAAATTCAATTTTACAACGAATACATAAAATGTCTTAATAACAATGAAAGTTTTAATATTCAATATAAAACTTATAGAAATTGTACTTCTTGCAAAGAAAAAGAAAACCTAAATTTAGTTTGCAAACTTGACGATAAAATAAGTTTATTAAATTTAACTAAATGGTTTGATAAGATTACAATAGAAAAATATCACAATGGATTTATTGCGGATATTTTACTTGAGTCTTCAAAAAGCGAAGAAAAACTCTTTATCGAATTTGCTGTTTCTCATAAATGTGAAATAGCAAAAATTGAAAGTAAAATTAGAATTGTTGAAATAAGTTTAATCAATGAATTAGATTTGAAATTTATTAGCGAAAGGAAAATACCTATTAATCAAGAAAATATAATATTTCACAACTTTATAATAAATCAAAAAAATGAAGATTATTTTTTACCAAATGAATGCAACAAAATGTTTAGTTTCTTTGCAATTTATCAGAACAATAAAGCAATAAGCAAGGAATTAAGAATTAAAGAAATAATCTATAATTTAAACATTCACAATTACAAACATTTTCAAATCTTAAAACCAAAAGAAATAGATTATGAATATGATGACGAAATAGAAAGTTATAGTGGTGGACAATTTATTGATTTAATAATTAAATCAGCCTTTGAAATTAAAGATTTTAAAAATTGTTATTCTTGTAGATTTTCAGCAGAAAACAATAATTATTTTTCACGCTATGAATTTGGACATACCCTTTTTTGCAAAAAATTTAAAGCAGTAATTACCAATTCAAACGATGGACATAATTGTGAAAAATATTGGAGAATTGAAAAACCGAACATAGAATAA
- a CDS encoding VOC family protein, translated as MRTTDNTTHFAPELHIPNGTFNIDFYIKFGAIEHFCFRNEDGSIHVVELEINGAIFHLHETMRDALEPISAKGVTAIIGLFVPNVDAVMQKAIQAGAIEINPAEDHDYGYRQGMFKDPFGHYWQIQKKI; from the coding sequence ATGAGAACAACAGATAACACAACTCATTTTGCTCCCGAACTGCACATTCCCAACGGGACATTCAACATAGATTTTTATATAAAATTTGGTGCTATTGAACATTTTTGTTTTCGCAATGAGGATGGAAGCATTCATGTAGTAGAATTGGAAATTAATGGTGCTATTTTTCATCTTCACGAAACTATGCGTGATGCTCTAGAGCCAATAAGTGCAAAGGGTGTTACAGCAATCATAGGTTTATTTGTACCAAATGTTGATGCAGTAATGCAAAAAGCTATTCAAGCAGGTGCCATAGAAATTAATCCTGCCGAAGACCATGATTATGGTTACAGACAAGGAATGTTCAAAGATCCTTTTGGGCATTATTGGCAAATACAGAAAAAAATATAA